Proteins encoded by one window of Arabidopsis thaliana chromosome 2, partial sequence:
- a CDS encoding Concanavalin A-like lectin protein kinase family protein (Concanavalin A-like lectin protein kinase family protein; FUNCTIONS IN: kinase activity; INVOLVED IN: protein amino acid phosphorylation; LOCATED IN: endomembrane system; CONTAINS InterPro DOMAIN/s: Legume lectin, beta chain (InterPro:IPR001220), Protein kinase, catalytic domain (InterPro:IPR000719), Serine-threonine/tyrosine-protein kinase (InterPro:IPR001245), Concanavalin A-like lectin/glucanase (InterPro:IPR008985), Concanavalin A-like lectin/glucanase, subgroup (InterPro:IPR013320), Protein kinase-like domain (InterPro:IPR011009); BEST Arabidopsis thaliana protein match is: Concanavalin A-like lectin protein kinase family protein (TAIR:AT2G29250.1); Has 78093 Blast hits to 77063 proteins in 2493 species: Archae - 51; Bacteria - 5855; Metazoa - 27961; Fungi - 5428; Plants - 28546; Viruses - 215; Other Eukaryotes - 10037 (source: NCBI BLink).) — MITFKSIALTIIFLSYFVSCVSSQRETKFLNHGFLGANLLNFGSSKVYPSGLLELTNTSMRQIGQAFHGFPIPLSNPNSTNSVSFSTSFIFAITQGTGAPGHGLAFVISPSMDFSGAFPSNYLGLFNTSNNGNSLNRILAIEFDTVQAVELNDIDDNHVGIDLNGVISIASAPAAYFDDREAKNISLRLASGKPVRVWIEYNATETMLNVTLAPLDRPKPSIPLLSRKMNLSGIFSQEHHVGFSASTGTVASSHFVLGWSFNIEGKESDFDITKLPSLPDPPPTLSPSPSPPVSTEKKSNNTMLIIIVAASATVALMILIFSGFWFLRRDKIFFIGGARKFSYQTISNATGGFDNSKLLGERNSGSFYKGQLAPTEIIAVKKITCTTRQQKTTLIAEIDAISKIKQRNLVNLHGYCSKGKDIYLVYEYVPNGSLDRFLFNNDRPVLTWSDRFCIIKGIAAALQHLHGEGQKPLIHGNVKASNVLLDEELNARLGDYGQGSRHSTTGHVAPELVNTGKVTRDTDVFAFGVLMMEIVCGRKAIEPTKAPEEISLVNWVLQGFKKGDLLMSCDTRINRENLVAREVLLVLKTGLLCANRSPESRPMMKNVFRYLEGTEALPHDDYLFYGV; from the coding sequence ATGATTACCTTCAAATCTATAGCTCTAACGATAATCTTCCtatcatattttgtttcttgtgtcTCAAGTCAACGAGAGACCAAGTTTCTTAACCATGGCTTCCTCGGGGCTAATCTCCTCAACTTCGGCTCCTCCAAGGTCTACCCAAGTGGCCTCTTGGAGTTGACAAACACTTCGATGAGGCAGATAGGTCAAGCTTTTCATGGCTTTCCCATCCCCTTGTCAAACCCTAACTCAACAAATTCGGTTTCTTTTTCCACAAGCTTCATCTTCGCCATCACTCAAGGAACCGGCGCACCAGGCCATGGCCTAGCTTTCGTCATTTCACCCTCGATGGACTTCAGTGGTGCTTTTCCCAGCAATTATCTGGGCCTCTTCAACACCTCCAACAATGGAAACTCCTTGAATCGAATTCTTGCAATTGAATTTGACACCGTGCAAGCGGTTGAGTTGAATGATATTGACGATAACCACGTAGGCATCGACCTAAATGGAGTGATCTCCATTGCGTCTGCACCGGCTGCATATTTTGATGACCGAGAGGCCAAGAACATAAGCTTGAGGCTGGCGAGTGGGAAACCAGTAAGAGTCTGGATCGAATACAACGCCACTGAGACAATGCTTAATGTCACATTGGCTCCTCTAGATCGTCCGAAGCCAAGTATACCTCTTCTCTCGAGAAAAATGAATCTTTCAGGGATTTTCTCCCAAGAACATCACGTTGGATTCTCTGCGTCCACGGGGACTGTAGCGAGCTCACATTTTGTTCTAGGTTGGAGCTTCAACATCGAAGGGAAAGAATCAGACTTTGATATCACGAAGCTTCCTTCTCTCCCAGATCCGCCACCAACATTGTCTCCATCCCCAAGTCCTCCGGTTTCAACCGAGAAGAAGTCGAACAACACGATGCTGATCATAATCGTCGCTGCATCAGCAACGGTTGCACTCATGATCCTAATCTTCTCAGGATTTTGGTTCTTACGTAGAGACAAAATATTCTTCATCGGAGGTGCAAGGAAATTCTCCTACCAGACGATATCGAACGCAACGGGAGGTTTCGACAATTCTAAACTCTTGGGAGAGAGAAACTCTGGAAGTTTCTACAAAGGACAGCTTGCTCCCACAGAGATAATTGCCGTAAAGAAGATTACTTGCACCACAAGGCAACAAAAGACAACCCTAATAGCCGAGATCGATGCGATCTCCAAGATTAAACAACGAAACCTAGTCAATCTACATGGTTACTGCAGCAAAGGAAAAGATATCTATCTTGTTTACGAGTATGTCCCCAATGGAAGCCTAGACCGGTTCTTGTTCAACAACGACCGACCAGTTCTCACCTGGTCAGATCGGTTCTGTATAATAAAGGGGATTGCAGCAGCACTTCAACACCTTCACGGTGAAGGTCAAAAACCTTTGATTCATGGAAACGTAAAAGCAAGCAACGTACTCTTAGACGAAGAGCTAAACGCTCGACTAGGCGACTATGGACAAGGAAGCAGACACAGCACCACAGGGCACGTTGCACCAGAACTAGTCAACACGGGAAAGGTAACACGTGACACAGATGTGTTTGCGTTTGGAGTGTTGATGATGGAGATCGTTTGTGGAAGGAAGGCCATAGAGCCGACTAAAGCACCAGAAGAGATAAGTTTGGTGAACTGGGTGCTTCAAGGGTTCAAGAAAGGTGATCTGTTAATGAGCTGCGACACAAGAATCAATAGAGAGAATTTGGTAGCTCGAGAAGTATTATTGGTTCTGAAAACAGGACTTCTCTGCGCCAACCGATCTCCAGAATCAAGGCCAATGATGAAAAATGTGTTTCGGTATCTCGAAGGAACTGAAGCTCTCCCTCATGATGACTACCTCTTCTATGGAGTCTAA